CGTGTTTCAGCGGCCCGATAAACGCAAGGTTCATCAATTGCGTCATCACCAGCGTGACAATGGCAATCTTCACCGGCGTTTTGATGTTCTGCCGCGAGTAGAAGCCTGGTGCCAGCACTTTCACCACGATAAGCCCCATAAGCCCCACTGAATAGGCGATGAGAGCGCGCTGCGTCATTAACGCATCAAATGCGGTGAATTTGCCGTACTGGAACAGCGAAACGATCAACGGTTTCGCCAGAATGCCGAGCGCCACGGCGCTGGGCAACGCCAGCAGAAAACAGAGCCGCAGACCCCAATCCATCAGGCGGCAATATTCGTCGTGGTTACCGCTGGCGAAACTTTTCGACAACGACGGTAACAGGATGGTACCAAGCGCCACGCCAAGCACGCCGGAGGGAAACTCCATCAGGCGATCAGCGTAATACATCCACGATACGGAACCAGAAACCAGAAACGACGCGAAAATGGTGTTGATGATAAGTGAGATCTGGCTGACCGAAACCCCAAGAATCGCCGGCCCCATCTGTTTGATCACCCGCATCGCCCCGGCATCTCGGAAGCTGATGCGCGGCAGCACCAGCATGCCGATTTTCTTCAGGTGCGGCAGCTGATACACCAGTTGCAGCACTCCGCCGACCGTAACGGCCCAGGCCAGCGCCAGTACCGGCGGATGAAAATAGGGAGCGGCAAACAGCGCAAAGCCAATCATGCTGATATTTAAGAACGTCGGCGCAAACGCCGGCACCGAAAAACGGTTCCAGGTATTAAGGATCGCCCCGGCCAGCGACGCCAGCGAGATCAGCAAAATATAAGGAAAGGTAATGCGCAGCAGCTGCGAGGTTAAGTTGAATTTATCCGCCGTATCGGCAAAACCCGGTGCGGTGACGAGGATCACCCACGGCGCCGCCAGCATCCCGGCCACGGTGACAATCGCCAGCGCCAGCGTCAGCAACCCGCAGACATAGGAGACAAAAACCCGCGTCGCATCTTCACCCTGTTTACTTTTGTACTCGGCGAGGATCGGCACAAAGGCCTGAGAAAACGCCCCTTCTGCAAAAATGCGGCGCAATAAATTCGGCAGTTTGAACGCCACGAAAAAGGCATCGGTCGCCATTCCCGCACCAAATACCCTAGCCACAATGGCATCGCGCGCAAAACCCAGCACGCGGGAAAACATCGTCATGGAGCTGACAGCCGCCAGCGATTTTAATAGGTTCATTCTGGTTTCCATAAGACACAACGCCTGCAATGCAGGCGTTGATGTACAGCGAAGCGCTTAGTCTACAGGGAAAAAGGCGAATTACTATCGCCAGATGTTACCGGGCATTATTCACTCATCGCCTCGCGCCAGAGCTTATCTACAACGCGCTGGGCGAGGATCGCTTGCTCGCCTGCGGTTTCCGGAACTGTCTGATTTTGCACGCATTCAATGAAATGGCGAGCGCATCCGGCGAAACCGCGCTGTTCCAGCACGCTCTGCCAGCCCGCCACTGGACGGGCGACAACGCCCTGCCCGCGCTCTTCGCGCCACTCCCGCATATCGGTAATGTCGAACAACCCACCGTCTGTCACCGCCTGAACCCATTCACGCTGGCTGCCCGCCCGGCGATGCATGCTGGTGGTAATTTGCAGGTGTTCAACACTGAAATGGTGCTCGGCATAAATCATGGCACCGTCATCATTGGTCAGCAGTGTGCCGCTTTTTAATTGCGCGGCACCGCCCGCCAGCCACAGTGCGGTATCCACAACGTGCAGGTAGTCATCCAGCAGGGTGAAGCGTAAATCATGCGGCCCGACGCTGTCGGTACGGTGTTTATCCATTCGCAGCGAGGCGGCCTGTGGTATCTGCTGTTTTAACTCGCGGTACAGCGGGGAGAAACGGCGGTTAAACCCGACCATCAGCGTCAGCTTTTTACGCGCGGCCAGTTCGATAAGCCGCTCCGCGTCCTGTAAATTTTCCGCCAGCGGTTTATCCACGCAGACGTGGACACCGAGATTGAGCAACTCACTGACGACCGCATAGTGTGA
This genomic interval from Kosakonia sacchari SP1 contains the following:
- the murJ gene encoding murein biosynthesis integral membrane protein MurJ; translation: MNLLKSLAAVSSMTMFSRVLGFARDAIVARVFGAGMATDAFFVAFKLPNLLRRIFAEGAFSQAFVPILAEYKSKQGEDATRVFVSYVCGLLTLALAIVTVAGMLAAPWVILVTAPGFADTADKFNLTSQLLRITFPYILLISLASLAGAILNTWNRFSVPAFAPTFLNISMIGFALFAAPYFHPPVLALAWAVTVGGVLQLVYQLPHLKKIGMLVLPRISFRDAGAMRVIKQMGPAILGVSVSQISLIINTIFASFLVSGSVSWMYYADRLMEFPSGVLGVALGTILLPSLSKSFASGNHDEYCRLMDWGLRLCFLLALPSAVALGILAKPLIVSLFQYGKFTAFDALMTQRALIAYSVGLMGLIVVKVLAPGFYSRQNIKTPVKIAIVTLVMTQLMNLAFIGPLKHAGLSLSIGLAACLNAGLLYWQLRKQQIFTPQPGWASFLLRLVIAVLVMAAALVGMLYVMPEWSTGTMPYRLLRLMAVVLVGVMAYFATLALLGFKVKEFARRTTA
- a CDS encoding Gfo/Idh/MocA family protein, which encodes MTTLRIGVVGLGGIAQKAWLPVLGAATDWTLAAAWSPTREKALRVCETWRIPYADSLTSLAAQCDAVFVHTSTASHYAVVSELLNLGVHVCVDKPLAENLQDAERLIELAARKKLTLMVGFNRRFSPLYRELKQQIPQAASLRMDKHRTDSVGPHDLRFTLLDDYLHVVDTALWLAGGAAQLKSGTLLTNDDGAMIYAEHHFSVEHLQITTSMHRRAGSQREWVQAVTDGGLFDITDMREWREERGQGVVARPVAGWQSVLEQRGFAGCARHFIECVQNQTVPETAGEQAILAQRVVDKLWREAMSE